The genomic stretch AAAGGGGTAATCGCTCCAAAGGTGGAAGCAAATAAATATTCAAGACCGTAAAGTTTTTTTCTGTTCAGGTAGTTTTTAAGCCGCTCAATGGGAAAATAAGCATTCACAATCCCCATTAAAAACACAATCAAAAACAATAAGAAGAGGATTTTCAGTGTGTCATATACAAAGAAATTTAAGGCAGTACCTAAATGAGTTTCTGCACCTATTCCGAAAACAGAATAAATCAGCCAATCAGCGAAATGTTGTATCCAGTCGAACACGGTTTATGATTTTAAGAACAGCAATTATTCTTGATTTGTACAGATAAGTACTTCACACAGCTGCTTAATTACTGCCACTAGTATTTGATCAAAAGGGGGGAACTTCCCCCAAAAAAGATGTCCCGTTTAACAACATTTACTTCCATCGCTATTGGGGCTGTTATCACAACAGGATTGCTGCTTTTGAGTGCCTGATGAACCACAACAGCCGGTTGATTGCGTTCTGTAGGAAGATATATCCCCTTTGGTCGGGAAACCCTTTTCAACCCATCCGTCCATACCCAGTTTCATATTTACCACTTTCTCCGGGTCATAGCCGTGATTGATTAAAAATCCTGCGGCTCTGAGGCTTCTTCCGCCACCTTTACAAACCATTACTACCTTTTTATCTTTTGGTACTTCGGTGTAGCGTTCTTCAAATTCGCTTAAAGGAATGTTAATGATGTTTGGTACATCGTAAGCTAATTGTGCTACTTCATCTTTTTCACGAACATCTACTAACAATACTCCGTTTTTTACCCACTCTAGAGCGGTGGTAGGGCAAATTTCTTTTACTAAGGTTTGATTTTCCATGGGTTTATTTTTTTAAAAGTTCAACAATTTCGCTCACTTGGGCAACTCTGCCTTTGATTTTGACTTGTTCATCAATTATTAAGACTGGGGTAGTAAGTACATTGTACTTCATCATTTCTTCAATGTCTTCTACTTTTTCCACATGGGCCTCCATGTTGGTTTGTTTGAGTGCTTCAAGCACATTTTCATAGGTGGCTTTGCACTTTGGGCAACCCGGACCTAATACTTTTATCTGTATCATATTTTGGTGTTTTAATCATTCAGTTCGCAAATATACGAACAAAAATTCGTAATTCGCAAATCTACGAACATTTTTTAAAAAAATTATTCTAAAACCTTGTTGAGCAAAGATTTAGCAAGTTTGAAATTTTCTCTGTTGATGCAATACTTGATATTGGGTGGCGTAATTTCACCTTGTATCAATCCTGCGTCTTTTAACTCTTTTAAGTGTTGTGAGAGTGTTGATTTGGCGATGGGTAGTACATCTGCCATATCTCCGTGATAGCAACACGCCTGAGAATTGAGTAATTCCAAAATAGCAATGCGAACAGGGTGTCCTAGTGCTTTTGCAAACCTTGCCGTCAGTTCTTGTTCTTTCGTAAAATAATTGTTCTTAATAATGCTTGGCATCTTTTGTTGTTTTATTATTCGCAAATATACGAACAATAATTTAGAAAACGATTTTCGATGCAGGCAACTATTTATATTGGTTGGTGGGAGCGTTTGGGGCTGTTAAAGAGCTAAGCTACAATAAATCAATTCTGAAATCAATTATCTGAAAAAGGTCTCCGTGTTTTTCAACTTCGTTGAAAAATGAAAGCTAATCACAACATCCTCGCCTTATAAACCGACCAAGGGAGAATGCAGACCTATACGGGCAGCTTTCCCTACGGAAGTGGGGCGGATGTCGTGACCTACACCGGTACGCTCACCATCCGCGGCACTGCCTACACCCTCAAGCTCACCTCTCCCGGTGTCGCTGTAGATGCTACAGGAACCCGAGACTCGAGTGGCAAAGTCACAGGCACCCTTACCGGCACTGGAGTGGACGCCGGAACCGGCGTATGGTCAGCGATCCCCAAATCAGCTAGGGAAGGCTATCTCCTGCTGTTTCCGGGTGAGCTAGCAACTGAGCGATTAGGTCTGTAGCTCTTCCCACTAAAGGGCGAGGGCTCTGCCACCAAGGCTGAAGCCGACTGCCTGCTCGGGAGTTAAGCTCTATCCGCCTTTTTCCGCATAGCCTCGAGCGCGTCCCACTGCTCAGGAGTTATCGCATCTAGCACGTTGAACTCGCCTGCGTTCCAAGCACTCTCGCCACCGTCGATGTAGATCAAGTCGCCGGTGATAAAGCTTGCGTAGTCGGAAACTAGGTAAGCGGCAAGGTTTGCTAGCTCGATGTGCTCACCCATACGCCTGAGTGGGATCCGCTGCTCGAAGAGGTGCTCTATATGTGGAGTAGGCATCAGCCGGGTCCAGGCGCCCTCAGTGGGGAAGGGGCCGGGGGCAATGGCATTGAGGCGAATTCCATACTTGCCCCACTCTGCAGCCAGCGAGCGGGTCATAGCGACTACCCCGGCTTTGGCGACTGCCGAGGGTACCACGTAGCCCGAACCGCGCTCGGCGTAGGTGGTAGCGATATTAAGCACGGTGCCCCTTTGGTGTTGAGCGATCCAGCGCTTCCCTAGCTCGAGCGTGCAGTACAAGGTCCCGTGGAGCACGATGCCCAACACCGCGTCTACCGCCCGGTGCGAAAGGCGCTCGGTGGGGGAGATGAAGTTCCCGGCGGCGTTGTTGACCAGCACATCCACCCGGCCGAAGTGCCCCTCCACGGTGTCTATCATGCGCTTTACCATCTCCGGATCGCGCACGTCCACCGGCGTGGCAAAAACCTCACCCCCGCTCTCGGCCATCATCTCCCGGGCAGCTTGCTCGATCACCTCGGCTCGGCGGCTGGTGATGGCGACCCGGGCCCCAAGCTGCAAAAACCGGGTGCTCATCGAGCGGCCTAATCCGGTGCCGCCGCCTGTCACGAGGATGACTTTATCTTTGAGTAAACCTGGCTCAAACATGCAAACACCTCCTAAAAACAGCAAACCCATCTTCCTGTCTAGCCTACCCTGCTATCCCTTACGACCAAGAGCGGCCTCCCAAGAAGAGTAGTTGTTAAAGAGCTAAACTACAAAAAATTTACTCCGAAATCAATTATCTGAAAAAGGTCACCGTGTTTTTCAACTTCGTTGTAAAAAAATGAAAGCTAATTATAATAATGCCGTAGCCTGAAATAAGTATTATTCCCCAATCAAAGTACTAAACAACAACCTGCACCTCTCTGCTGGCAGGTGTTAAGAGAACGAAAACTTACATGCAATTAAATTAATTAAAATGGAAGCTTATCGCTATTTGGTATATTTATTAGCCTTATGGCTTCTTTAATACTGAGCTTATTAAGCCGGGTATTGCTTGTAAAATTCAGCACCCAATCTGGATTGATTTTACTATACTGTCTTAAGATCCAACCTATTGCCTTTGCAATAAAGAATTCATTTGAATCAGAAAGAGAACAAATTATATAGCTTAAAAACCCGGTATCAATCTCTTTTCCAAAATTTAACTGAAAAAGTATTGAAGTTCTTTGCAACCAAATATTATTTGAATGAATCCATTTTTCTACACTTATGTTCCTTTGCTCAGGATAAATCTTGAAATATTCACCTACCAGTTTGGTTGCAATATAATCAACAGTATCCCACCATGATTTATGAAGTATCATGAATTCAAAAAGAATAATATCCCTTTTATCAAACTGTTTTATGTATTTCTCAGTTAGCTCCTGCGCGAAATATTGATATTCCCTTTGAGGCTTCTCCCAAAGTATTTTTACTATCTTACCCAAATCATCTTTAGGTGGTAAATTTTCCCTGATCAGTAAAGGTTTCTGAATCTTTCTCCTGACCGGAGTTTTTATTCCATAAAACTCAAACTGATTTTTCATATACGCCATCTGCCATAATGCAATCTGTGGATTTGAGTTTTTTCTAAACTCCGTTTCCAGAATCTGTAAATTATCTTCCATTATTTATCTCATTGTAAGTTAAGATTACTTATTATAGCGTGGATTTAAAGTAAATAAATATCCAAATTTACAGGTAAATAAGAAAATAGTAAATGCCAAGGAATCATTCTCTATTGCAAACTCTATCAGCCGAAAGCCAGTTTCATCATTTTATTTATACTATCCAGAATAATTTCCTTTATATATGGATTTTTATTTAAAGCAAAATTTTCCTGGATGAGGTGCATAAGTGTGATGGGTGGCAAAATACGCGCCGCTCAAGCTTCAGCCATAAAAGTCAGTTGCGGCAGTACCACGGTTTAATAACAGCAATTTATAAACAGCATAGTGAGCATGAGTTTTTCAGGCATGGCTGGCAAAATTATTTTCTGAAACCTATAAATATCCCAATCACAAGCAACAATATCGCTGTATAAAAAATTTACGATTCGAATATCATTCATCTGATTTCTTTTGATACACCCTTACATAATCAATTGCCATTTGTGCAGGAAAAATATGGGGATCAATTCCGTGCTGACCGCCCCAATCACCGCCAATCGCTATATTCAGAATCAGGTAACAGGGCTTATCAAAGGGCCATTCTGCAAATGTTTTGTGCTCATTTACAAATGTGAGATAACGTATGGTATCTACGTAAAAATCAATTTTCTCTGGTGTCCATTCAATCGCATACACATGAAAAGCATCCATACAATCCGGCACATCTATGATTGCTGTTTTCTGGGTATTTTGAGGCCAGTTGTATGCTCCGGTGTGAATGCTGCCATGAATTTTTCCCGGATCAAAACCCACATGTTCCATGATATCAATTTCGCCACAGGTGGGCCATCCCACCTTATCAATATCGTCACCTAACATCCAGATGGCAGGCCAGGTACCGCGTCCGCGCGGCAATTTTGCTCTTACCTCTATGCGACCATACGTCCAGCTGGCTTTCCCCCGGGTGATCAGGCTGGCAGAAGTGATGGGCCTGATGGCACCATCAATCATGGCTGAATCATTTCTGGCTTCAATGATTAATATGCCGTTTTCCACACGTGCATTTTCCATGCGGCCACTTGTGTAATACTGCTTTTCATGATTTCGGAGATAACCCTGTTCATAATTCCATTTGGTACTATCCGGTGAACCCGTGTAATCAAATTCATCGTGCCAGACCAGCTGCCAGCCAGTATCGGCAGCATCATGAGGAAATGTGTCGGCTTGTATCAATCTGGAAGCAGGCAATGTGAAAGGTGAGATCACCCAACTGTTCATCCAGATCGTAGCCAAAACAAGCAAAAAACAGATCATATACAATGATGGTTTTTTATATGAATAATAGAACTGCAAAATCATCTTAATCTGCCCGTTCATCACGTTGATCCTCTTCCTCATCTTTCTCATCCGCTGCCTGTATAAATCCCGGAGGCAACTTTTTATCCGGAGAAACACCCAGTTTAACCACGCGTGTAGCCACACTGATTAAGTTACCTTTTCCTTTTGTGAGGGTTATCATGGCATCGTCATAAGCATCCTGGATTTGCTGAATACGATTCCCAACCACTTCCAAACGCTGGCACAAAATATAAAATTTATCGAGCATTTTTTTTGCTTCTTCCGCAATTTGCTGGGCGTTTTTCTGTTGTTTTTCCTGCCGCCAGATACTGGCTACCACTTTTAATGTGGCCAGCAGGTTGGAAGGGGAAACGATGATGATATTTTTATTAAAAGCATATTCATACAAATTCTTATCCACCTTTAAAGCCAATAAAAAAGCAGGTTCTATTGGCATGAAAAGGAATACAAAATCCGGCGAATAATGCCCATGAATAGCCGAATAATTTTTATTGCACAATCCATCAATATGATTTCGAACCGATTGCACATGATCACGCAATGCCCGATCCTGCTCGTCTGGATCGTCGCTATTCATATATTTTTCATAAGCTACAAGCGATACTTTGGCATCAATAATCAAATATTTGTTTTCGGGTAAATAAATAATCGCGTCCGGCTGCAACCGGGAGCCATCTTCACCCTTAAAGCTTTCCTGCAATGTATATTCCCGATCTTTTTCCAGACCCGATAACTCCAGAATTCTTTCCAGGATAAGTTCGCCCCATATACCTCGTGTTTTGCTTTCACCTTTCAATGCTGAAGCTAGGTTTTTAGCCTCATCGCTAATTTGCTGGTTCAATTGTTTAAGATGTTCCAGTTCTGCCTTCAATGAATAATGATTTTTAATGCTCTCTTTGTTGGCTTCTTCCACTTTCTTTTCAAACTCTGCAATTTTTTCTTTCAATGGATTCAGGATTTCACCGATACGTTGACTGTTTTGTTCAGTGAATTTTTGAGATTTTTCATCAAGAATCCGACTAGCGAGATTTTCAAATTCTTGCACAAATCTTTTGCTAATTTGCTCTATTTCTTCTTTTTGCTCAGCAAGTTTTTGCTGAAGCTCTTGATAAGCTTGCTGTATGCGGCTATTTTCACCAACCAGCTGCTGAATTTTTTCTTCCTTTTGCTGAATGATTCCTTCCCTTGCCAGGATTTGAGATTTATTTTCTTCAATTTGCTTCTGATACAGCTCACACTGAGCTTCATACCTGGAAAGCTGTTGCTGTGATACCTGCAGTTGCTGGTTGGCCTTCTGTATTTCTTCACTCAGGCGTGACTGTGTTCTGGATTTACCTACAAACAAGCCAATCAGAAAAATGGCTGTCAAAAGGATGATCCACACAACAAAAAACATGATATCCATAGCAAGATTTGTTTTCGCAAAGTTATCGTGAAAACTGCGCAAGCTATGCGCGCACAAGAAATAAAAAATGATACAGCACATCCAAGTGGCAACATGGCCAATCTTGCTTTTTGTGGTGACAAAAGAAAATACCACGAGGCTCAATCACAAATCAAAACACAATAGGAGATTTTTTTTCTTTGAGATACGAATCTTTATTGCCAAAATTCTTTTCAGCAGGCAAGCTACTATTTTACGTCCCCATTCTAAAAATAGCGAAGAATCCGCTTATTAAAGCGATGAAGCCTGCCGGCGCAAGTCAGGATAGGAAAAGTATTTGTTGCTGTCAGCTACCAGAGCGGCATGAGCCTTTTTCAGGCCGGAATGGTATCATCAGACATGCATCAGGTTTCTCCTCCCACCACTACATTCCAGGGTCTGATTTCCCAATGGGTAACCAATCCGTGCTGCACATAAGGATCCTGTTTTACAAATTGTTCAATCACAGAAACATCCTCTGTGCGGAAAACCAGAATTGCCCGGTCAGGCGGATGATCGAGTGCACCAGCCATCACCACATTACCCTGTGCATACAGATCGCGGATCAGTTGCAAATGTGCTTCGCGAAGGGGCTTGCGACGTTCCAGGTAATCTTCTGCAAGTTCATACCATAAAACATAATACATGCGATGAAGTTTTTATGGAATCAAATGAGGTTGAATGGCTTTGATCCAGATCAAATATCCTTTCCGGTTCATATGCAGCATATCCGGCAAAAACAAATCCCTGCGGGGCATTCCTTTTTTATCAAGCATTAGATGATACACATCAATGAAATCAGCATGAGGTTGTTTTGATAAAAACTGCTGAATTTTCCGGTTGGCTGCATCCATCAATGGCATCAGCTGCTGGCGGCTGGGACTGGGTTTGATGGAAACAAAACTGATTTGGCTTTCCGGTAATTTTTTCCGGATCAGATCATATAGCTGAACAAAACGATTGTAAATACTGTCTGCCGTAATAGATGATGAAGAAGCTGCATCGTTATCACCACAATAAATCACAATTTGTTTGGGATGATAGGGAAAAATGATATCATCAGCATAATGCATCACATCCGGGATGGTAGATCCACCAAAGCCCCGGTTGATGACAGTATAACCCGGAAAATCATCCGACAAGGTTTTCCAGATACGGAATGAAGAACTGCCCACGAATAAAATGGCATGCGCCGGAGGAGGATTCAGGCTATCTTGTTGTTTGAATTGCCGGATCTCATTCCAGAACGGAGGATGTACAACTTGTGCCTGAACTGGATCAACGGCAAAAACAAATTGTATCAAACAAAGAATAAAAAGCGAAAAACGCATAGCAACAGCATGGTTTTACCAAAACTACACAATCCTGTTTACTTCATGGCTGTAAATTGAAATCCCAGTTTTTTCAATCCCTGCTGCACCTCCGGACAACTCATGAACAGGCGCCACAACAGGCCACTGCGGTAGTTTTCAATCATCACCACCTGCGGACCCTGATCAATGGCCAGATAACGCTGGGGATACCAGTTGGCTGTTTCACTAAAGGCATCATAAAAACCATAAGGTCCCCAGAGCTTTTGCTTCATTTGCGGATCACCAAGCCAATACCGGATGGCCTGCAAAGATTCTTTCGGTGTATAAACAATGGAAGAAACGGCAGCCGTAGGTGAAATTACGCCCAGATCAGTTTTATCGCCGGGTGCATGCGCTGCATAACCATCCACGGAATAACTAGCTGTCAATCCCCAGTTATCAGAGCCATAGCCTTTGTAGTGCAGCGGATTTTTCACACACCACAGATAATTGATCATCGTTTGATCCACATTTTCTTTCCAGTAATCGGCATACCGGTCCCTGAGGCCATGCGGATTCAATCCCAGATAGCTGTAATGAGCCCAGAACAAAGGTCCACCCATTGCTGCACCCTGGTGATGGAGTTGCAGTTCATATCCTAAATGCCGGGAAGGAGAAACGATTTTGCCATCTTCCGCCCATCCATGATGATAAGCTGATGCAGGAATAGCATGTGTAGGCGAAGATGCAGCCAGTATATAAGCAATTAGGCATTCATTATAGCCATGAATGGGAAAGTTCATAGCCCAGCCATAATCGGGGCTCCAATGCCAGTACAGTACCTGTTGTCCGTGCTGATACCAGTTCCATTCCACGGTTTTCCATAATTGATCTGTTTGTTTTGCCAGCCGTTTGTCCTGTTCATCACCCTGCATAAGATACTGACGAGCGCAAAGCAAACCCTGCACCAGATAAGCTGTTTCCACAATATCGCCTCCATCATCTTTTGGGCTAAATGGTTTTACCTTACCATCCGGATACAGCCAGTGTGGCCAGGCTCCGTGAAAACGATCGGCGTGTTGAAGAAAATCAACAATTTGCTGCAGGCGCTTTACCCCCTCCTCATGTGTGATATAACCGCGATGCATGGCTGCCAGAATAGCCATGATGCCAAAGCCGCTACCACCGGTAGCAATCACATCTTCATCATGTTGCGGATAAATGCCATCCACATGGATGCGTTCGCGTGCCATGCCGGAGCGGGGCTCAGCTCCCTGCCAGAAATACTGAAAGGTGGCCCGTTCCACACTATCCAGCAAAACTTCATCTGATAACTCAGCAACCTGATCAGGAACGGCAATGTTATTCTTTTTAAGCACAACATAAGCTGAACAGATCAGCATAAGTCCCAGGATGCCGCATGCATACAATTTCTTTTTCATATTCATGTGTGGTTGTTTATGGAACTTCAAGAATCGATTTTCTGGTTGAAACGCCATTTTCATTCAGGGCTTCAATTGTGAAATAATAGGTTTTTTCCCGATCCATACCTTCAAAGAAATACTGATTATCGGCATATACCATGATGCAGTTGTAAAGTTTATGCGGATCCGTACCGTAGTAAATCTGATAAGCGTAGGCGTTATTTACCGGGTTCCACCGAATCCATGCACTGCGTTTATCTTTTTCTGTGCGCAACACCACAAATTGCTGCACTGAGTCAGGCTTTGTTCCATGTCCGTTTCCAAAAACGCGTAGTCCGCTCAATGCGAATTTGCCGGTGGGCATATGGATATTCACCATCCTGATGTAACGGGCTTCTACAGGTGTATCCAGCTCCACATAATCATGTGGTACATCGGTTTGGTTTTTGCTTTTATCGATGAGCAGATGCCAGTGTACACCATCCTTGGAATCGTACAATTGATATTGATGATAAATGCCTTGTTGTTTACCCATAAAGGAAGCATCCTGATCGGCATAATTGATCTGCACGGCTCGTACGGTGGAAATACTACCCAGGTCTGAAATAATCCATTCACCTGCATTTCCCGATGCTGCACTCCAGTAGGTACGGATATCTTCATCTACCGCAAAGTTGGCAGAGTGTGATCCATCGGTGGAAGAGACCTGTACAGGCTTGGCATAGTTGAGCAACATCCATCCGGTAAATTGTCCGGCTTTTGCTGTTCCGGGTAAATAATGCGGATAATCGCCAAAAGCCGTGTTGCAATACATGACCTCATCCGCATCAAAGCCTGCAGGCCAGATGCCAATGCGGCGCTCGAAATTATTTTTTACCGAAATGCGAATCGTTGATACGTGCCACCAGTTAGCATCAGCATCCTGAAAGGTGCTGCCATGGCCGGCTCCCCGTACAAATCCGCCCGGCTTGTAGCTGAGCGGGTCAGACTGAAACTGAAAAGGGCCCAGCGGGCTATTTCCAACGGCCACACCATCGGCATAACCACTGAACTCAGTGCCCGGTGCGGCAAACTGCAAATAATATTTGCCGTTGTGTTTGGTCATCCAAGCTCCTTCAATGAAGGGATCCAGAAAAATATTATCGTTATACTCGCCAAACCTTTGCCAACCATAACGCCAGGGTTGCAGCAAAAGCAGCTCCTTACGGGCTGTTTCCGGTCCCAGGCTGTGCCGATTTATCTCCACTCCATAAATGGGATAGGCATTGCTGCTGCCATTGTACATATACAACCGGCCATCATCGTCCAGAAAAAAATCAGGATCCCAGCCACCTATCCGAAAAGAATCCACTGCTTTTTGCCAGCGGTTATGCAACGGATCGGTTGACATCCAGATGGGGAAATCATTCGTATAGGTAGAACCAAATACCAGCATGGTATCGCCCATGATCCATACGGCCGGTGCGCATAAATCATCATATGTACGCTTTTTCTGCTCATCATTCAAAAATGATCGGGATATAAAATGCCAGTGCAGCAGATCATCACTCCACCAATAACCCTGCTGGTTGGTAGAAAACAAATAATATGCGTTTTGATAACGGACAATGACCGGATCAGCTGTGGTACGATGTTTCCCCCATTGAACAAAATCCGGAATCGGACAATATCCGTAATCAATATTGATGGGGTTGCAATAGGTTTGCTGATGATGCTGTGCAGCTGCCATACAAAAGAAGCAGGACGAGCAGATAATACTTAATAAAATCGCTTTCATTGCTTTCATACCTGATTGGGTTTGTTGTTTTTAATGAACGGTAAAACCAAGTTTTATCAATCCCTGCTGCACTTCCGGGCAGCTCATGAACAGGCGCCATAATAGGCCGCTGCGGTAGTTTTCAATCAAGATGATTTGCGGGGCCTGATCAATGGCCAGATACTGATCATCAAACCAGGGAACAGATAAATCAAATGCATCCGCAAATCCATATGCTCCCCACAAATGATCGCCAAGTGTGTAATAATAAAAATGGATTGCCTGCATGGAAGCATCCGGCAAATAAGGAAGGGATGCTACCGCAGCCGTGGGTGCTATCACGCCGTTATCGCTGGCAGGTGAATGCACGGCATATCCGGATGGATCATCGCTGGCTGTAAGTCCCCAGCAAGCCGCACTGTATCCGTTAAAGTGCAGCGGGTTATCCACACAATAACGATAGTTGATCTCGGCATGAGCCACATTCTGTGTCCAGTAATCGGCGTAGGCATCGGATAATCCATGAGGATCCAGTCCCAGAAACGAATAATGGGCAAAAAACAAAGGGCCGCCAAATGCCGGACCCAGTGGAAGTGTAATGCCCTCATATGATTGTCCGTTGCGAATGGCACCGTTTCGGGCCCAGCCGCTGTCGTACACTTTTTTATCGATGGCAAAGGTGGGGGATGATGCGGCCAGCACATAGGTAATCAAAGCTTCATTCCAGCCTTGTACGGGTACCTGCATCGCCCAACCATGATCAGGACTCCAATGCCAGTACAGCACCGATTTTCCGTTTTGCTGAAACCAGGTCCATTCCACACCATACCACAAACTGTCGATTTGCTGCCGCAACACCTGTTCGGCCGTATCGGCTGAATGAAAATACTGCCGGGCACACAACAAACCCATCATCAGATAGGATGTTTCCACCAGATCAGCACCATCGTCCAACGCACTGAAAGG from Thermoflavifilum aggregans encodes the following:
- a CDS encoding GDSL-type esterase/lipase family protein, whose amino-acid sequence is MRFSLFILCLIQFVFAVDPVQAQVVHPPFWNEIRQFKQQDSLNPPPAHAILFVGSSSFRIWKTLSDDFPGYTVINRGFGGSTIPDVMHYADDIIFPYHPKQIVIYCGDNDAASSSSITADSIYNRFVQLYDLIRKKLPESQISFVSIKPSPSRQQLMPLMDAANRKIQQFLSKQPHADFIDVYHLMLDKKGMPRRDLFLPDMLHMNRKGYLIWIKAIQPHLIP
- a CDS encoding DNA alkylation repair protein yields the protein MEDNLQILETEFRKNSNPQIALWQMAYMKNQFEFYGIKTPVRRKIQKPLLIRENLPPKDDLGKIVKILWEKPQREYQYFAQELTEKYIKQFDKRDIILFEFMILHKSWWDTVDYIATKLVGEYFKIYPEQRNISVEKWIHSNNIWLQRTSILFQLNFGKEIDTGFLSYIICSLSDSNEFFIAKAIGWILRQYSKINPDWVLNFTSNTRLNKLSIKEAIRLINIPNSDKLPF
- a CDS encoding SDR family oxidoreductase, with the protein product MFEPGLLKDKVILVTGGGTGLGRSMSTRFLQLGARVAITSRRAEVIEQAAREMMAESGGEVFATPVDVRDPEMVKRMIDTVEGHFGRVDVLVNNAAGNFISPTERLSHRAVDAVLGIVLHGTLYCTLELGKRWIAQHQRGTVLNIATTYAERGSGYVVPSAVAKAGVVAMTRSLAAEWGKYGIRLNAIAPGPFPTEGAWTRLMPTPHIEHLFEQRIPLRRMGEHIELANLAAYLVSDYASFITGDLIYIDGGESAWNAGEFNVLDAITPEQWDALEAMRKKADRA
- a CDS encoding family 43 glycosylhydrolase; the protein is MAAAQHHQQTYCNPINIDYGYCPIPDFVQWGKHRTTADPVIVRYQNAYYLFSTNQQGYWWSDDLLHWHFISRSFLNDEQKKRTYDDLCAPAVWIMGDTMLVFGSTYTNDFPIWMSTDPLHNRWQKAVDSFRIGGWDPDFFLDDDGRLYMYNGSSNAYPIYGVEINRHSLGPETARKELLLLQPWRYGWQRFGEYNDNIFLDPFIEGAWMTKHNGKYYLQFAAPGTEFSGYADGVAVGNSPLGPFQFQSDPLSYKPGGFVRGAGHGSTFQDADANWWHVSTIRISVKNNFERRIGIWPAGFDADEVMYCNTAFGDYPHYLPGTAKAGQFTGWMLLNYAKPVQVSSTDGSHSANFAVDEDIRTYWSAASGNAGEWIISDLGSISTVRAVQINYADQDASFMGKQQGIYHQYQLYDSKDGVHWHLLIDKSKNQTDVPHDYVELDTPVEARYIRMVNIHMPTGKFALSGLRVFGNGHGTKPDSVQQFVVLRTEKDKRSAWIRWNPVNNAYAYQIYYGTDPHKLYNCIMVYADNQYFFEGMDREKTYYFTIEALNENGVSTRKSILEVP
- a CDS encoding glycoside hydrolase family 16 protein → MICFLLVLATIWMNSWVISPFTLPASRLIQADTFPHDAADTGWQLVWHDEFDYTGSPDSTKWNYEQGYLRNHEKQYYTSGRMENARVENGILIIEARNDSAMIDGAIRPITSASLITRGKASWTYGRIEVRAKLPRGRGTWPAIWMLGDDIDKVGWPTCGEIDIMEHVGFDPGKIHGSIHTGAYNWPQNTQKTAIIDVPDCMDAFHVYAIEWTPEKIDFYVDTIRYLTFVNEHKTFAEWPFDKPCYLILNIAIGGDWGGQHGIDPHIFPAQMAIDYVRVYQKKSDE
- a CDS encoding glucoamylase family protein, with translation MKKKLYACGILGLMLICSAYVVLKKNNIAVPDQVAELSDEVLLDSVERATFQYFWQGAEPRSGMARERIHVDGIYPQHDEDVIATGGSGFGIMAILAAMHRGYITHEEGVKRLQQIVDFLQHADRFHGAWPHWLYPDGKVKPFSPKDDGGDIVETAYLVQGLLCARQYLMQGDEQDKRLAKQTDQLWKTVEWNWYQHGQQVLYWHWSPDYGWAMNFPIHGYNECLIAYILAASSPTHAIPASAYHHGWAEDGKIVSPSRHLGYELQLHHQGAAMGGPLFWAHYSYLGLNPHGLRDRYADYWKENVDQTMINYLWCVKNPLHYKGYGSDNWGLTASYSVDGYAAHAPGDKTDLGVISPTAAVSSIVYTPKESLQAIRYWLGDPQMKQKLWGPYGFYDAFSETANWYPQRYLAIDQGPQVVMIENYRSGLLWRLFMSCPEVQQGLKKLGFQFTAMK
- a CDS encoding thioredoxin family protein → MIQIKVLGPGCPKCKATYENVLEALKQTNMEAHVEKVEDIEEMMKYNVLTTPVLIIDEQVKIKGRVAQVSEIVELLKK
- a CDS encoding ArsR/SmtB family transcription factor, which codes for MPSIIKNNYFTKEQELTARFAKALGHPVRIAILELLNSQACCYHGDMADVLPIAKSTLSQHLKELKDAGLIQGEITPPNIKYCINRENFKLAKSLLNKVLE
- the rmuC gene encoding DNA recombination protein RmuC, which codes for MDIMFFVVWIILLTAIFLIGLFVGKSRTQSRLSEEIQKANQQLQVSQQQLSRYEAQCELYQKQIEENKSQILAREGIIQQKEEKIQQLVGENSRIQQAYQELQQKLAEQKEEIEQISKRFVQEFENLASRILDEKSQKFTEQNSQRIGEILNPLKEKIAEFEKKVEEANKESIKNHYSLKAELEHLKQLNQQISDEAKNLASALKGESKTRGIWGELILERILELSGLEKDREYTLQESFKGEDGSRLQPDAIIYLPENKYLIIDAKVSLVAYEKYMNSDDPDEQDRALRDHVQSVRNHIDGLCNKNYSAIHGHYSPDFVFLFMPIEPAFLLALKVDKNLYEYAFNKNIIIVSPSNLLATLKVVASIWRQEKQQKNAQQIAEEAKKMLDKFYILCQRLEVVGNRIQQIQDAYDDAMITLTKGKGNLISVATRVVKLGVSPDKKLPPGFIQAADEKDEEEDQRDERAD
- a CDS encoding rhodanese-like domain-containing protein, which translates into the protein MENQTLVKEICPTTALEWVKNGVLLVDVREKDEVAQLAYDVPNIINIPLSEFEERYTEVPKDKKVVMVCKGGGRSLRAAGFLINHGYDPEKVVNMKLGMDGWVEKGFPTKGDISSYRTQSTGCCGSSGTQKQQSCCDNSPNSDGSKCC
- a CDS encoding YciI-like protein, with protein sequence MYYVLWYELAEDYLERRKPLREAHLQLIRDLYAQGNVVMAGALDHPPDRAILVFRTEDVSVIEQFVKQDPYVQHGLVTHWEIRPWNVVVGGET